From Hydra vulgaris chromosome 15, alternate assembly HydraT2T_AEP, one genomic window encodes:
- the LOC136072088 gene encoding craniofacial development protein 1-like isoform X1 yields the protein MALVFDSDEDGGVNELVGNDEDDEVDDDDYVPEKKAAVFDDADDGEESDPDFNLKKKKVSSKKRGRPSKGSPPEKKLKSDTSSKKSKGRPKKSLSKESVQKSPVQKGKPQSISKDNHNILSEEAEKCKEAVDSKRNSLRRSSRSTRAFVSYADADLSGEEEHLSDYEEFDNEPIKDKKLKVDAGVDKKKHAENLWSDFKEDVNKKSGLLTKNNSPNDTSKYVSDEIKKDIPKHSISTADIKTVSTLNEKLPYNLQESSVKNSEEPTLNSDSDISIKKNESAECPEKIINSNNEINHDSEKKYLETITTAKEESTKPQKPASIMAEGTKKMVAVTETYDFAGETVKVTKQVLANDELSQSSSSSFNSSLSNSSSSSSLSSNDSKRGGVANVLDSLKKKKMSVLDKSKHDWESYKAETDLTDDLKKNKGVGFLDKQDFLNRVDYQQWEREREMRLYTNRK from the exons CTGCTGTCTTTGATGATGCCGATGATGGTGAAGAATCTGAtcctgattttaatttaaaaaagaaaaaagtatcatcaaaaaaaagagGCCGCCCTTCAAAGGGCTCTCCTCCTGAAAAAAAGCTGAAATCTGATACTTCTAGCAAAAAAAGTAAAGGAAGACCTAAAAAGTCATTATCTAAAGAATCTGTTCAAAAGAGCCCAGTGCAAAAAGGAAAACCACAATCTATATCAAAAGACaatcataatattttaagtgaAGAAGCAGAAAAATGTAAAGAGGCAGTTGACTCTAAAAGGAACTCATTACGAAG AAGCTCTAGGAGCACTCGAGCATTTGTTTCTTATGCTGATGCAGATTTATCTGGGGAAGAAGAACATCTTTCTGATTATGAAGAGTTTGATAATGAaccaataaaagataaaaaattaaaagttgatgCAGGagtagacaaaaaaaaacatgcagaaAACCTATGGTCAGATTTTAAAGAGGACGTCAACAAAAAAAGTGGACTCTTGACCAAAAATAATTCACCAAATGACACTTCAAAATATGTTtcagatgaaataaaaaaagatattccaAAACATAGCATAAGTACTGCTGatataaaaactgtttctaCACTTAATGAAAAGCTACCTTATAATTTGCAAGAGTCCAGTGTTAAAAACTCGGAAGAACCTACATTAAACTCTGATTCAGATatctctattaaaaaaaatgaatcagCTGAATGTCCTGAAAAgataattaatagtaataatgaaATCAATCATGATAGcgaaaaaaaatatcttgaaacGATTACAACAGCCAAGGAAGAGTCCACGAAACCTCAGAAACCt GCTTCAATAATGGCTGAAGGAACAAAAAAGATGGTTGCTGTCACAGAAACATATGATTTTGCTGGTGAAACtgtcaa gGTCACTAAGCAAGTTCTGGCAAATGATGAACTATCACAGAGTTCAAGTAGCAGTTTCAATAGCAGTCTTTCAAATTCGTCATCATCAAGTAGCTTGTCATCAAATGA ttCAAAACGAGGCGGTGTGGCAAATGTTCTTGACTCATTAAAGAAGAAGAAGATGAGCGTTCTG gataaATCAAAACACGACTGGGAAAGTTATAAAGCAGAAACAGACCTTACAGatgacctaaaaaaaaataaaggagttgg ATTCCTtgataaacaagattttttgaaTCGTGTTGATTACCAGCAGTGGGAAAGAGAAAGGGAAATGCGTCTATACACAAACCGGAAATAA
- the LOC136072088 gene encoding protein IWS1 homolog A-like isoform X2, translating to MALVFDSDEDGGVNELVGNDEDDEVDDDDYVPEKKAAVFDDADDGEESDPDFNLKKKKVSSKKRGRPSKGSPPEKKLKSDTSSKKSKGRPKKSLSKESVQKSPVQKGKPQSISKDNHNILSEEAEKCKEAVDSKRNSLRRSSRSTRAFVSYADADLSGEEEHLSDYEEFDNEPIKDKKLKVDAGVDKKKHAENLWSDFKEDVNKKSGLLTKNNSPNDTSKYVSDEIKKDIPKHSISTADIKTVSTLNEKLPYNLQESSVKNSEEPTLNSDSDISIKKNESAECPEKIINSNNEINHDSEKKYLETITTAKEESTKPQKPASIMAEGTKKMVAVTETYDFAGETVKVTKQVLANDELSQSSSSSFNSSLSNSSSSSSLSSNEINQNTTGKVIKQKQTLQMT from the exons CTGCTGTCTTTGATGATGCCGATGATGGTGAAGAATCTGAtcctgattttaatttaaaaaagaaaaaagtatcatcaaaaaaaagagGCCGCCCTTCAAAGGGCTCTCCTCCTGAAAAAAAGCTGAAATCTGATACTTCTAGCAAAAAAAGTAAAGGAAGACCTAAAAAGTCATTATCTAAAGAATCTGTTCAAAAGAGCCCAGTGCAAAAAGGAAAACCACAATCTATATCAAAAGACaatcataatattttaagtgaAGAAGCAGAAAAATGTAAAGAGGCAGTTGACTCTAAAAGGAACTCATTACGAAG AAGCTCTAGGAGCACTCGAGCATTTGTTTCTTATGCTGATGCAGATTTATCTGGGGAAGAAGAACATCTTTCTGATTATGAAGAGTTTGATAATGAaccaataaaagataaaaaattaaaagttgatgCAGGagtagacaaaaaaaaacatgcagaaAACCTATGGTCAGATTTTAAAGAGGACGTCAACAAAAAAAGTGGACTCTTGACCAAAAATAATTCACCAAATGACACTTCAAAATATGTTtcagatgaaataaaaaaagatattccaAAACATAGCATAAGTACTGCTGatataaaaactgtttctaCACTTAATGAAAAGCTACCTTATAATTTGCAAGAGTCCAGTGTTAAAAACTCGGAAGAACCTACATTAAACTCTGATTCAGATatctctattaaaaaaaatgaatcagCTGAATGTCCTGAAAAgataattaatagtaataatgaaATCAATCATGATAGcgaaaaaaaatatcttgaaacGATTACAACAGCCAAGGAAGAGTCCACGAAACCTCAGAAACCt GCTTCAATAATGGCTGAAGGAACAAAAAAGATGGTTGCTGTCACAGAAACATATGATTTTGCTGGTGAAACtgtcaa gGTCACTAAGCAAGTTCTGGCAAATGATGAACTATCACAGAGTTCAAGTAGCAGTTTCAATAGCAGTCTTTCAAATTCGTCATCATCAAGTAGCTTGTCATCAAATGA gataaATCAAAACACGACTGGGAAAGTTATAAAGCAGAAACAGACCTTACAGatgacctaa